One segment of Paenibacillus rhizovicinus DNA contains the following:
- a CDS encoding sugar-binding protein, producing MSRKFKWLKTLSLMSLLLGSANGLFAAGQASADAGSGTGSAVTFDGTGKFKDTLDTLDNVFMEAGVNATGGLVTGPGDLYYYAGSTSFKGVAIDVNANKWSLNFTASDELKVFEATYDSGTGTFTDGNEVTMVRKLKPDLVTSHEQLLASYVSGKMTAGTKYLHIRLPLASHFIDSGSYANFALDNVTLTSTASSSAANDYISDRLGDLSKLAPGADTSNLSVVSFASSIWDARTFSNLAIVERADATKADQGLTYEVPEGKEVKSVYAEGYFNFVPSKYFEVWTSPDGATYTNATQSSSYHKPITAYNSDWLPTTIDIGSLPAGTRFVQVRMPAFTSGELYGIKHPRMTRVAIGYGDPSGDSTPVETPGQTTIKQGTGPISINGSIDLDDEGRPTGEWQGANAITLTGITDTNGNYHGAKVYFKYDADNLYVGAVIQDPTPMINESTGNGIWAGDNLELFFGTEDLDYSQHPDKKNTMLESDVQVVISGSISNGPQSYVYRNSNFSYPTIPLAGTKAADGLSYTLEAAIPLSELGITNPWDHKSMLLNSVLNDGSSSGRGQWGWTTTGESVKKNRGQWGKADLEAGTAPAQDVSVDVSVDSGTNRITVSGQAASVTGKDITLLVTDPNGAIAYIDQAPSDDEGRYSFTFPITGTNYASGLYTATVGGDGIGRPTNATFSFTPGEPGPIDLGEPRGTLSGPASAAAGSSIQLEAGFLGSDQSLNMMQAVIHYDKDKLAFAVDPENADRLAEGVITSAVSGLSVLDAAIKPDQGQILVLLGSTNPDFAAQGHLFNLNATVKADAAAGETTVSMQQFQLSNETTIINAADSSAVIQLTVADHSALIEAIADAQHTHDTAVAGSEAGQYPASAISGLQSAIDAAQAVADNAAASQEELATAITGLNDAVSAFLNSVNIPQADADKTALGHAIDAAQSTYDAAAEGSKVGQYPQAAKAALAAAIGQANEVFHNASALQAVVDQAVTTLQAAVQTFTGQFISLVPGATHITIQDLSILAKFFGMTSEDPNWSSIEKADMFDEGEITIRSLAAIAQLITNNWLNE from the coding sequence CGCTGGACAATGTGTTCATGGAAGCAGGAGTAAACGCGACGGGGGGCTTGGTGACGGGACCCGGCGATCTGTATTACTATGCCGGCAGCACGAGTTTTAAAGGCGTGGCCATTGATGTAAACGCTAACAAATGGTCGCTGAATTTCACGGCCTCCGACGAATTGAAAGTGTTCGAGGCTACGTACGACAGCGGCACCGGGACGTTTACGGACGGCAACGAAGTAACGATGGTGCGGAAGCTGAAACCGGATCTGGTGACTTCCCACGAACAATTATTAGCTTCGTACGTCTCCGGGAAGATGACGGCGGGAACCAAGTATCTACATATCCGTTTACCGTTGGCCAGCCATTTTATCGATTCGGGCAGCTATGCCAATTTCGCTTTGGATAACGTGACGCTGACGAGCACGGCGTCGTCTTCGGCGGCGAACGATTACATCTCGGACAGGCTGGGGGATCTCAGCAAGCTTGCTCCCGGCGCGGATACGAGCAATTTGAGCGTCGTCAGCTTCGCCAGCTCGATCTGGGACGCGCGAACATTCAGCAATCTGGCGATCGTCGAACGCGCTGACGCGACGAAGGCCGATCAAGGGCTGACGTACGAGGTTCCGGAAGGCAAAGAGGTCAAGAGCGTGTACGCGGAAGGTTACTTCAACTTCGTGCCGTCGAAATATTTTGAGGTTTGGACCTCGCCGGACGGCGCGACGTACACGAACGCGACGCAAAGCAGCTCCTATCATAAACCGATTACAGCCTATAACTCTGATTGGCTGCCGACAACGATCGATATCGGCAGCTTGCCTGCGGGCACGCGCTTCGTGCAGGTCCGCATGCCTGCCTTTACGTCGGGCGAGCTGTACGGCATCAAGCATCCTCGGATGACACGCGTGGCCATCGGCTACGGCGATCCGTCGGGCGACAGCACGCCGGTTGAGACGCCGGGACAGACGACGATCAAGCAGGGAACCGGACCGATCTCGATTAACGGTTCCATCGACCTGGACGACGAAGGACGCCCGACGGGCGAATGGCAGGGCGCGAACGCCATTACGCTGACGGGCATTACGGATACGAACGGCAATTATCATGGCGCCAAAGTGTATTTCAAATACGATGCCGACAATCTGTATGTCGGTGCGGTCATTCAAGATCCGACGCCGATGATCAATGAAAGCACCGGCAACGGCATCTGGGCCGGGGATAATCTCGAGCTGTTCTTCGGCACGGAGGATCTGGACTACAGCCAGCATCCGGACAAGAAGAACACGATGCTCGAGAGCGACGTGCAGGTCGTCATCAGCGGAAGCATCAGCAACGGCCCGCAATCTTATGTGTACCGCAACTCGAACTTCTCCTATCCAACGATTCCGCTTGCGGGAACGAAAGCGGCTGACGGCCTGAGCTACACGCTGGAAGCGGCGATTCCGCTCAGCGAGCTCGGCATTACGAACCCGTGGGACCACAAGAGCATGCTGCTCAATTCCGTGCTGAACGACGGCAGCTCGAGCGGCCGGGGACAGTGGGGCTGGACGACAACGGGCGAATCCGTGAAGAAGAACAGAGGGCAGTGGGGAAAAGCCGATCTGGAAGCCGGCACGGCCCCCGCGCAAGACGTCTCTGTCGATGTCAGCGTCGATAGCGGCACGAACCGGATTACGGTTTCCGGCCAAGCGGCGAGCGTAACGGGCAAAGACATTACGCTGCTCGTCACCGATCCGAACGGCGCGATCGCTTATATCGATCAAGCGCCGAGCGACGATGAAGGACGCTATTCCTTCACGTTCCCGATTACGGGCACCAATTATGCGAGCGGCCTCTACACGGCGACCGTCGGCGGAGACGGCATTGGACGTCCGACGAACGCGACGTTCTCGTTCACGCCGGGCGAACCGGGGCCGATCGATTTGGGCGAACCGAGAGGAACGCTCAGCGGCCCGGCAAGCGCCGCAGCAGGCAGCAGCATTCAGCTGGAAGCGGGCTTCCTCGGCAGCGATCAAAGCCTCAACATGATGCAGGCCGTCATTCATTATGACAAGGATAAGCTGGCCTTCGCCGTTGATCCGGAGAATGCCGACCGGCTCGCCGAGGGTGTTATCACCTCCGCCGTATCGGGACTAAGCGTGCTCGATGCCGCGATCAAGCCGGACCAAGGCCAAATTCTGGTGCTGCTGGGCAGCACGAATCCGGATTTTGCCGCGCAAGGGCATTTGTTTAACTTGAACGCTACGGTGAAAGCGGATGCCGCCGCAGGCGAGACTACGGTTTCGATGCAGCAGTTCCAGCTCTCGAACGAGACGACGATCATTAACGCGGCGGACAGCTCGGCCGTCATCCAATTGACCGTGGCCGACCATTCCGCGCTGATCGAGGCGATCGCCGATGCGCAGCATACGCACGATACGGCGGTGGCGGGCAGCGAAGCGGGTCAATATCCTGCAAGCGCCATAAGCGGGCTGCAAAGCGCGATCGACGCGGCGCAGGCGGTAGCGGATAACGCGGCTGCGAGCCAAGAAGAGCTTGCAACTGCGATAACCGGGCTGAACGACGCGGTCTCGGCGTTCTTGAACAGCGTCAATATTCCGCAAGCGGATGCGGATAAAACAGCGCTTGGTCACGCGATCGACGCAGCTCAATCGACGTATGACGCAGCCGCGGAAGGCAGCAAGGTCGGCCAATATCCGCAAGCGGCTAAAGCAGCGCTGGCGGCGGCAATCGGCCAAGCCAACGAAGTGTTCCACAACGCAAGCGCGCTTCAAGCGGTTGTCGATCAGGCAGTTACGACGCTGCAAGCGGCCGTTCAAACGTTCACGGGACAATTCATCTCGCTTGTACCGGGCGCAACGCATATTACGATCCAGGATCTCTCCATCCTTGCCAAATTCTTCGGCATGACATCGGAGGATCCGAACTGGTCGAGCATCGAGAAGGCGGATATGTTCGACGAAGGCGAGATCACGATCCGCTCGCTCGCCGCGATCGCCCAATTGATTACCAACAACTGGCTGAACGAATAG
- a CDS encoding golvesin C-terminal-like domain-containing protein translates to MKASKRWKACLLAALGALTLQLADVGTFASGTAAAEAAGTTYYVDSVSGNDSNSGTSTGQPWKTLGKISSFGFSGQLHPGDQVLLKSGSVWNASLDIAFSGSAAGQITIGSYGGEVKPIINGGGGSYAVRIENRQYITVQDIEITNFNAAKPNDYKTEFHRRSGVWVISHHEGPMSGIQLKDLDIHDVAGISVSGEDWVTDTDGETVNKNHNAAIMINAWEWEANVPADKHAYFKDLLVENNHIHDVQTIGLNMDGFANDTSQYHQNVVIRGNTIERTGSDGIVVGVAKNPLIENNAVYDVAINSYDFKWIAGIWVWKTDGAIFRHNEVARVHYLNAASTDSSAFDTDISAQGDHVYEYNYSHDNAGGFVMDMGQLQNGTNYYRYNVSRNDQHHRSSGKTVEVHDTGLFYNNVFYNDNGEGFLLSDNPKSTYINNIFYTSQGSQPYPASPKFYNNDFYGATPPSQGVRNLNVDPKFVAPSGGDGMDKVDGFKLNANSPLIGEGRVIAGNGGKDFWGNALYTGSPDIGMFEDPASTKNDTAAPSAPTGLTAQERTDSTLKLAWTAAENGVPLDADIYNASTNEKVASVIMANSATLTGLTADTDYSFYVKARDLSGNVSPASSTLAVRTTSASIIVDDADAAKTGTWTAATGGNANGFVYAAKGSGAKTIQWTPNLTNGGYYGVYYWLPPRASNESRATNAVFTVQFAGGTKSYTVNEYTSATGQWLLLGNHKFEAGTGGSVTLSDNANDKVVADAVRFQYLADFGPESMTSVTVTPGKQQLKTGDSTPLSVIGADAAGKTLDLKTEGVAIAYHSDAPTIASVSAQGVVTAVAAGTAHIQAVVTINGHDIASNAAAIIVGNGLTVSAPVFTNGEGAPITTLQPSGIVKVSTTIVNSTDADQGVTLIVGVYNSNGLLLSTTENANVKSFTNRTLTATIVLPANTNGVSIKAFVWDGKSTLHPLAGKTLFPH, encoded by the coding sequence ATGAAAGCGAGCAAGCGATGGAAGGCATGTCTATTGGCAGCCTTAGGCGCATTAACGTTGCAGTTGGCCGACGTCGGGACGTTCGCGTCCGGTACGGCAGCGGCCGAAGCGGCCGGCACGACCTATTATGTGGATTCCGTTTCGGGCAACGATTCGAACAGCGGCACGAGCACGGGGCAGCCTTGGAAGACGCTGGGCAAAATCAGTTCGTTCGGCTTCTCGGGGCAGCTGCATCCCGGCGATCAGGTGCTGCTGAAATCGGGCAGCGTCTGGAACGCGTCGCTCGATATTGCGTTCTCGGGCAGCGCGGCCGGACAAATTACGATCGGTTCCTATGGCGGCGAAGTCAAACCGATCATTAATGGCGGCGGCGGCAGTTACGCGGTACGGATAGAGAACCGGCAATATATTACGGTACAGGACATTGAGATCACGAACTTCAACGCCGCGAAACCGAACGATTACAAGACGGAGTTCCACAGGCGTTCAGGCGTATGGGTCATCTCCCATCATGAGGGCCCGATGAGCGGTATCCAGCTGAAAGACTTGGATATCCACGATGTTGCGGGCATCTCGGTGAGCGGGGAGGATTGGGTCACCGACACGGACGGCGAGACGGTCAACAAGAACCACAACGCGGCGATCATGATCAACGCCTGGGAGTGGGAAGCGAACGTCCCGGCGGATAAGCACGCGTACTTCAAGGACTTGCTGGTCGAGAACAACCATATTCACGATGTCCAAACGATCGGCCTCAACATGGACGGCTTCGCGAACGACACGTCGCAGTATCATCAGAACGTCGTCATCCGGGGCAATACGATCGAGCGGACGGGTTCGGACGGCATCGTCGTCGGCGTGGCCAAGAACCCGCTGATCGAGAACAACGCCGTGTACGATGTCGCGATCAACTCGTACGACTTCAAGTGGATTGCCGGCATTTGGGTATGGAAAACGGACGGGGCTATCTTCCGGCATAACGAAGTGGCGCGGGTTCATTATTTGAACGCCGCATCGACCGACTCCTCGGCCTTCGACACCGACATCAGCGCGCAGGGCGATCATGTGTACGAATATAACTATTCGCACGATAATGCCGGCGGGTTCGTCATGGACATGGGGCAATTGCAGAACGGCACGAACTACTACCGGTATAACGTCAGCCGCAACGACCAGCATCACCGTTCGTCGGGCAAAACGGTAGAGGTGCACGATACCGGGCTGTTCTACAACAACGTGTTCTACAACGACAACGGAGAAGGCTTCCTCTTGTCGGACAATCCGAAGTCGACGTACATCAATAATATTTTCTACACGTCGCAGGGCAGCCAGCCGTATCCGGCCAGTCCGAAATTCTACAACAACGACTTCTACGGCGCGACGCCGCCGAGCCAAGGCGTTCGAAACTTGAACGTCGATCCGAAATTCGTCGCCCCGTCGGGCGGCGACGGCATGGATAAAGTGGACGGATTTAAGCTGAACGCCAATTCTCCGTTGATCGGCGAAGGCCGCGTCATTGCGGGCAACGGCGGCAAAGACTTCTGGGGCAACGCGCTCTATACGGGATCGCCGGATATCGGGATGTTCGAAGACCCGGCCAGTACGAAGAACGACACGGCCGCACCTTCCGCGCCGACCGGATTGACGGCGCAGGAACGGACGGATTCGACGCTGAAGCTGGCATGGACGGCAGCCGAGAACGGCGTGCCGCTGGATGCCGACATCTATAACGCGTCCACGAACGAGAAGGTCGCTTCGGTCATCATGGCGAATTCGGCCACGTTGACGGGACTGACTGCCGACACGGATTATTCGTTTTACGTGAAGGCGCGGGATCTGTCGGGCAACGTTTCGCCTGCCAGCAGCACGCTTGCGGTTCGGACGACGAGCGCGTCGATCATCGTGGACGATGCGGATGCCGCGAAGACGGGTACGTGGACGGCTGCCACTGGCGGGAATGCGAACGGGTTCGTATACGCCGCGAAGGGAAGCGGCGCGAAGACGATCCAGTGGACGCCGAACTTAACGAACGGCGGTTACTATGGCGTGTACTACTGGCTGCCGCCGCGGGCATCCAACGAGAGCAGAGCGACGAACGCCGTGTTTACCGTTCAATTCGCCGGCGGTACGAAGTCGTACACGGTCAATGAATACACGTCCGCGACAGGGCAGTGGCTGCTGCTCGGCAACCATAAGTTCGAGGCCGGCACGGGCGGTTCCGTTACGCTCAGCGATAACGCCAACGATAAAGTGGTCGCAGACGCGGTGAGGTTCCAATATCTGGCCGACTTCGGGCCGGAGAGCATGACTTCGGTGACGGTAACGCCCGGCAAGCAGCAGTTGAAGACCGGAGACAGCACGCCGCTGTCCGTCATCGGAGCGGACGCTGCCGGCAAGACGCTGGATCTGAAGACGGAGGGCGTCGCCATTGCGTACCATAGCGATGCGCCAACGATCGCATCCGTCTCGGCTCAAGGAGTCGTGACCGCAGTCGCGGCGGGGACGGCGCATATTCAAGCGGTCGTCACCATTAACGGCCATGACATTGCCTCGAATGCGGCGGCTATTATCGTCGGCAACGGGTTGACCGTCTCGGCGCCGGTCTTCACGAACGGCGAAGGCGCGCCGATCACGACGCTCCAGCCGAGCGGCATCGTGAAGGTATCGACGACGATCGTCAACTCCACGGACGCCGATCAGGGCGTGACGCTGATCGTTGGCGTGTACAATTCGAACGGTCTGCTGCTGTCGACGACGGAGAATGCGAACGTGAAGTCCTTCACGAACCGTACGCTGACGGCGACGATCGTGCTGCCGGCGAATACGAACGGCGTGAGCATCAAGGCATTCGTATGGGACGGCAAATCGACGTTGC